From one Bos indicus x Bos taurus breed Angus x Brahman F1 hybrid chromosome 7, Bos_hybrid_MaternalHap_v2.0, whole genome shotgun sequence genomic stretch:
- the CRLF1 gene encoding cytokine receptor-like factor 1 produces MPAGRPGPAAQSARRPPPPLPLLLLCVLGAPRAGSGADTAVISPQDPTLLIGSSLQATCSVHGDTPGATAEGLYWTLNGRRLPPELSRMLNASTMALALANLNGSRQQSGDNLVCHARDGSILAGSCLYVGLPPEKPFNISCWSRNMKDLTCRWTPGAHGETFLHTNYSLKYKLRWYGQDNTCEEYHTVGPHSCHIPKDLALFTPYEIWVEATNRLGSARSDVLTLDILDVVTTDPPPDVHVSRVGGLEDQLSVRWVSPPALKDFLFQAKYQIRYRVEDSVDWKVVDDVSNQTSCRLAGLKPGTVYFVQVRCNPFGIYGSKKAGIWSEWSHPTAASTPRSERPGPGGGACEPRGGEPSSGPVRRELKQFLGWLKKHAYCSNLSFRLYDQWRAWMQKSHKTRNQDEGILSSGRRGAARGPAR; encoded by the exons ACACGGCTGTGATCAGTCCCCAGGACCCCACGCTCCTCATCGGCTCCTCCCTGCAGGCCACGTGCTCGGTGCATGGGGACACCCCAGGGGCCACCGCCGAGGGCCTCTACTGGACCCTCAACGGACGCCGCCTGCCCCCTGAGCTCTCCCGAATGCTCAACGCCTCTACTATGGCCCTCGCCCTGGCCAACCTCAATGGATCCAGGCAGCAGTCAGGGGACAACCTTGTGTGCCACGCCCGCGATGGCAGCATCCTGGCCGGCTCCTGCCTCTATGTTGGCC TGCCCCCAGAGAAACCCTTCAACATCAGCTGCTGGTCCAGGAACATGAAGGACCTGACATGCCGCTGGACGCCGGGGGCCCACGGGGAAACCTTCCTCCACACCAACTACTCCCTCAAGTACAAGCTGAG GTGGTACGGGCAGGACAACACGTGTGAGGAGTACCACACGGTGGGACCTCATTCCTGCCACATCCCCAAGGACCTGGCTCTCTTCACGCCCTATGAGATCTGGGTGGAGGCCACAAACAGGCTGGGCTCAGCCCGCTCTGACGTGCTGACGCTGGACATTCTGGATGTGG TGACCACCGACCCCCCGCCGGACGTGCACGTGAGCCGCGTCGGGGGCCTGGAGGACCAGCTGAGCGTGCGCTGGGTTTCACCGCCTGCTCTCAAGGACTTCCTCTTCCAAGCCAAGTACCAGATCCGCTACCGAGTGGAGGACAGCGTGGACTGGAAG GTGGTGGACGATGTGAGCAACCAGACCTCCTGCCGCCTGGCAGGCCTGAAGCCGGGCACCGTCTACTTCGTGCAAGTGCGCTGCAACCCCTTCGGCATCTACGGCTCCAAGAAGGCCGGGATCTGGAGCGAATGGAGCCACCCCACTGCTGCCTCCACCCCCCGAAGTG AGCGCCCGGGCCCGGGCGGCGGGGCTTGCGAGCCGCGGGGCGGCGAGCCGAGCTCGGGGCCGGTGCGGCGCGAGCTCAAGCAGTTTCTGGGCTGGCTCAAGAAGCACGCTTACTGCTCGAACCTCAGCTTCCGCCTCTATGACCAGTGGCGAGCCTGGATGCAAAAGTCACATAAGACCCGCAACCAG GACGAGGGGATCCTGTCCTCGGGCAGACGGGGCGCGGCGAGAG GTCCTGCCAGATAA